The following coding sequences lie in one Phragmites australis chromosome 8, lpPhrAust1.1, whole genome shotgun sequence genomic window:
- the LOC133927061 gene encoding uncharacterized protein LOC133927061 isoform X1, translating into MKRAAPSEEPQDVSSDDSPSCGSGDESGKGKGRNAFGLPNASKAVVAAEDTNKARPREEPQEVSSDDSLSSDSDDEAGKGKGTNAFRLPNFSKAAATAEASMSKKKKSGGLDFSALSRHGYHGGPSVLTVRPPQEEPNWSWSTGKDRDDKEDAHESYEERERTRAAVTEGEKLIGVHNAQPSQLLDKDKKSASFSQKEKRKRDRGQASRGKNYVEEEKRLLRGSGVYSGFDT; encoded by the exons ATGAAGAGGGCGGCGCCGTCGGAGGAGCCCCAGGACGTGTCTTCCGACGACTCCCCGAGCTGCGGTTCCGGAGACGAGTCCGGGAAGGGGAAGGGCCGGAACGCCTTTGGGCTGCCCAACGCCTCCAAAGCTGTTGTGGCCGCAGAAG ATACGAACAAGGCAAGGCCACGGGAGGAGCCCCAGGAGGTGTCTTCTGACGACTCCTTGAGCTCAGATTCTGATGATGAGGCCGGGAAGGGGAAGGGCACGAACGCCTTCAGGCTGCCCAACTTCTCCAAAGCTGCTGCAACAGCGGAAG CATCCAtgtcaaagaagaagaaatctgGTGGCTTGGATTTCAGTGCTTTGAGCCGGCATGGGTACCATGGTGGCCCATCTGTCTTGACGGTTCGCCCTCCGCAGGAGGAACCTAACTGGTCTTGGTCCACTGGGAAAGACCGCGATGACAAAGAAGATGCACATGAGTCCTATGAAGAACGGGAGCGCACGAGGGCTGCCGTCACTGAAGGAGAGAAGCTTATCGGTGTGCATAATGCGCAGCCAAGCCAGTTACTAGATAAAGACAAGAAGAGTGCTTCCTTCTCACAGAAGGAGAAGCGGAAGAGGGACCGGGGGCAGGCCAGCAGGGGGAAGAACTACGTCGAGGAGGAGAAGCGGCTCCTGAGGGGGAGTGGCGTCTACTCTGGCTTTGATACTTGA
- the LOC133927061 gene encoding protein RDM1 isoform X2, translating into MKRAAPSEEPQDVSSDDSPSCGSGDESGKGKGRNAFGLPNASKAVVAAEDTNKARPREEPQEVSSDDSLSSDSDDEAGKGKGTNAFRLPNFSKAAATAEGALIRRAEMYQQYMKHIPVPPYQGSVIPFTSWMGLGRSMKQLYEQPLHYLTNVLLKTWDRQRIGCDDEHRRLDAIINPARAESLIWATEDVHRLTTSGHHLARLWASDPMYHAYIDPVFPPIKLD; encoded by the exons ATGAAGAGGGCGGCGCCGTCGGAGGAGCCCCAGGACGTGTCTTCCGACGACTCCCCGAGCTGCGGTTCCGGAGACGAGTCCGGGAAGGGGAAGGGCCGGAACGCCTTTGGGCTGCCCAACGCCTCCAAAGCTGTTGTGGCCGCAGAAG ATACGAACAAGGCAAGGCCACGGGAGGAGCCCCAGGAGGTGTCTTCTGACGACTCCTTGAGCTCAGATTCTGATGATGAGGCCGGGAAGGGGAAGGGCACGAACGCCTTCAGGCTGCCCAACTTCTCCAAAGCTGCTGCAACAGCGGAAG GTGCACTGATCAGGAGGGCTGAAATGTATCAACAGTACATGAAGCACATTCCAGTTCCTCCTTACCAAGGTTCTGTAATCCCATTCACATCATGGATGGGACTCGGCAGATCGATGAAGCAGTTATATGAACAACCCTTGCATTACCTCACTAATGTCCTCTTGAAAACGTGGGATCGGCAAAGGATTGGGTGTGATGATGAGCACAGGCGTCTGGATGCTATCATCAACCCTGCGAGAGCTGAGTCCCTAATTTGGGCCACTGAAGATGTCCATAGGTTGACCACCTCAGGCCACCACTTAGCTAGGCTCTGGGCCTCAGATCCCATGTATCATGCTTACATCGATCCAGTCTTCCCTCCCATAAAGTTGGACTAG